One genomic segment of Rivularia sp. PCC 7116 includes these proteins:
- a CDS encoding lipopolysaccharide biosynthesis protein → MLIHKVRDKFSNRFVRNVGWLSAAEVVNRIGRLASVVFLARLLSPQDYGLAAIVLTVLEFADTFTMKSGVSSKLVQASDKDFKALCNTAYWMNWIFSGFMFIFQCAAAFPIAWFYQESRIILPICVTSITFLALPLFSVQSAILVRENRLKVTALCNALQGLVSNISMIIFALMGLGMWAIVLPRLLVYPIWVIVNRAKCSWRNKSKFTLYRWQEIASFATNVVGVELLNKLRANLDYLLVGRFLGIEALGLYYFAFNAGIGTSLNIINATTLSIFPYICEARDNLHQLKQRYFGSLKSIALLIVPLITLQSVLAPFYVPIIYGQKWTAAIPILVIVCLSALPRPFADAASMLLQAIDKTKINLYWNLIFTVFLAMCLLVAVNWGIHWVAISVLVTHVICLPLFTVWASKYAFKKVSASTL, encoded by the coding sequence ATGTTAATTCATAAAGTAAGAGATAAATTTTCCAACCGGTTTGTACGTAATGTTGGCTGGCTGAGTGCTGCTGAAGTTGTTAATAGAATTGGTCGTTTAGCAAGCGTTGTTTTTCTAGCTCGTTTACTTTCTCCGCAAGATTATGGGTTAGCTGCGATAGTTTTAACCGTGCTGGAATTTGCGGATACTTTTACCATGAAGTCTGGAGTTAGTTCTAAGCTTGTTCAAGCCAGCGACAAGGATTTTAAGGCTCTTTGTAATACGGCTTATTGGATGAATTGGATTTTCAGCGGATTTATGTTTATATTTCAGTGTGCTGCTGCTTTTCCTATTGCTTGGTTTTATCAAGAAAGCCGAATTATTTTACCAATTTGCGTTACGTCAATTACGTTTTTAGCTCTACCTTTATTTTCGGTGCAATCGGCAATATTAGTAAGAGAAAATCGTTTGAAGGTAACTGCTTTGTGTAATGCTTTACAAGGTTTGGTTTCAAATATTTCAATGATTATTTTTGCCTTGATGGGTTTAGGCATGTGGGCAATTGTTTTACCGAGACTTTTGGTTTACCCAATTTGGGTAATTGTCAACCGAGCAAAATGTTCTTGGCGCAATAAATCGAAATTTACACTTTACCGCTGGCAAGAAATAGCCAGTTTTGCGACAAATGTTGTCGGTGTAGAATTGCTGAATAAGTTAAGAGCTAATCTAGATTATTTATTAGTAGGGCGGTTTTTAGGTATAGAAGCTTTAGGACTATATTATTTCGCATTTAATGCCGGAATTGGAACTAGTTTAAATATTATTAATGCAACTACCTTATCTATATTCCCTTATATCTGTGAGGCAAGAGACAATTTACATCAGCTAAAACAAAGATATTTCGGCAGTCTTAAGAGTATAGCTTTATTAATCGTACCTTTAATTACCCTGCAATCGGTATTAGCACCTTTTTACGTACCAATAATATACGGTCAAAAATGGACGGCAGCAATTCCGATTTTAGTAATAGTCTGCCTTTCTGCTTTACCGCGTCCTTTTGCTGATGCTGCCTCTATGCTGCTACAAGCAATTGATAAAACTAAAATTAATCTCTACTGGAATTTAATTTTCACCGTCTTTTTAGCTATGTGTTTGCTTGTGGCGGTGAATTGGGGAATACATTGGGTGGCGATATCGGTACTGGTTACTCATGTAATCTGTTTACCACTATTTACTGTTTGGGCTAGTAAATACGCTTTTAAGAAAGTTTCTGCTTCCACACTGTGA
- a CDS encoding O-antigen ligase yields the protein MRAFQELGEKAFVVLSLFFFTGAVSGLVSSDNALNSVREMLICVGHSLTWMFVVLRWKQVFAVVIKEKLLWILIATVCASVIWSDFPMKTLEEILPLLRVTLFGIYFAARFTIKEQLQLLSWAFGIAALLSLIVCVALPSYGVVGVGLIVGQEELVHSGAWRGVYNHKTFLGSIMSLGALILMFYGIDKYKYRYPWMIGAAFLITIFVLLRSTTIGALLIFIISLFLVLFFHLEQNKFGLFLMLFVSFLLVGSLIAMIIVSNAETIFGSFGKDATISGRTLIWPLLINKIQERPWLGYGYHTFWKEGWEGQVADIWRGLIAGFEPPHAHNGFLEICLDIGAIGLAIFVVWFVFSCLRSLVWLHKNKTVEGLAPIVLLIHILLLSLTESYLMRGDIYWLIYVAMTLSMYRSCQYKRYLIYLDKPLSSYVSKSC from the coding sequence ATGCGGGCATTTCAAGAATTAGGCGAAAAAGCATTTGTTGTACTATCACTATTTTTTTTCACTGGTGCAGTCTCCGGACTAGTTTCTTCAGATAATGCGCTAAATAGTGTTAGAGAAATGTTGATATGTGTAGGGCATTCGCTGACTTGGATGTTCGTAGTGTTGCGATGGAAACAGGTTTTTGCAGTTGTAATTAAAGAAAAGCTTTTATGGATTTTAATTGCAACTGTTTGTGCTTCGGTAATTTGGTCTGACTTTCCCATGAAAACCCTTGAAGAGATTTTACCTTTATTAAGAGTGACTCTTTTTGGTATATATTTTGCGGCTAGATTTACTATTAAAGAGCAGTTGCAGCTACTAAGTTGGGCGTTTGGGATTGCAGCATTACTAAGTTTGATTGTATGCGTTGCCTTACCCAGCTATGGAGTTGTAGGTGTAGGTTTAATAGTCGGGCAAGAAGAACTCGTGCATTCGGGAGCTTGGCGGGGTGTTTACAATCATAAAACTTTTCTAGGTAGCATTATGAGTTTGGGTGCCCTCATACTCATGTTTTATGGAATTGATAAATATAAATATCGATATCCTTGGATGATTGGGGCTGCTTTTTTAATTACAATTTTTGTACTTTTACGCTCAACTACAATCGGCGCTTTATTAATATTCATCATCTCGCTGTTTCTAGTATTGTTTTTCCACTTGGAGCAGAATAAATTTGGTTTGTTTCTGATGCTGTTTGTGAGTTTTCTTCTCGTCGGCTCTTTAATCGCGATGATAATTGTAAGCAACGCCGAAACTATATTTGGCTCCTTTGGTAAAGACGCAACTATCAGCGGACGTACTTTAATTTGGCCGCTTTTAATTAATAAAATTCAGGAGCGTCCTTGGTTGGGATATGGATATCATACCTTCTGGAAAGAAGGCTGGGAGGGGCAAGTAGCCGATATTTGGCGGGGATTAATAGCGGGTTTTGAACCACCCCACGCTCATAACGGTTTTTTAGAAATATGTCTTGATATTGGTGCGATTGGATTAGCTATTTTTGTAGTTTGGTTTGTATTTTCTTGTTTGCGCTCGCTTGTTTGGCTGCATAAAAACAAGACTGTTGAAGGTTTGGCACCAATAGTTTTATTAATTCATATTTTGCTTCTAAGTTTGACTGAAAGTTATTTAATGAGGGGTGATATTTACTGGTTAATTTATGTCGCAATGACTCTTTCAATGTATCGAAGTTGTCAATACAAGCGTTACTTAATTTATCTCGATAAACCATTATCATCTTATGTATCTAAATCATGTTAA
- a CDS encoding WecB/TagA/CpsF family glycosyltransferase codes for MASSFSFLRTPSDFHGDVSVSNTHNPTINDRQIDKPTALSVYLSKRRIVSDCPHIISDAGFEWFYRFCREPKRLAARYLLGNPAFALHIALAMFHKMSLRVELPPKLN; via the coding sequence ATGGCAAGCTCCTTTTCTTTTTTAAGAACACCTTCCGATTTTCATGGTGACGTTAGTGTCTCGAATACACATAATCCAACAATAAATGATAGGCAAATAGACAAACCTACTGCTTTGAGTGTCTATTTATCGAAGCGAAGAATTGTTTCAGATTGTCCGCATATTATATCTGATGCCGGTTTTGAGTGGTTCTATCGCTTTTGTCGCGAGCCTAAACGTTTAGCAGCCCGTTATTTGTTAGGAAATCCCGCTTTTGCACTGCATATTGCTTTGGCAATGTTTCACAAAATGTCTTTGCGAGTTGAATTACCACCGAAGTTGAACTAA
- a CDS encoding oligosaccharide flippase family protein, whose translation MKTAKLFKNGLWITYATFATRIFAFLSSLVLARLLQPSDFGIIGIAYVFWSFFTLFTQKVASSFIIYKGLENPKYVNTAYTISLIFSGLIGLVVIGVSPLVGNFFNEPVLTWILIAFVFHLNMACLSFVHTGVMTRQMKYRAMANINLVSSIMRLLSTIGCAFLGLSYWSFVIGDGVSWIFNYFLNRHFSGYKFRLLIDAEVKSEVISFYLGSVGSSFGNYVNYNLDSFTVGKILGNASLGFYNLAFQLTTALSTILTSVINQLGMPIFAQLSDDKRQQNALLKVVEQTAILAVPIYALIFLMMDSQVVTLVFGAKWTPICKVIPGLLFFSYFSVINAPLFSMMIAKGRPDINARVNLQIAPIAVIGFIFGAYQGGIVGVSLVSATVLGFVWNLYWWWTACREMKWPLKQFYIANFFPLLLIIPGILISFKLPLLVRPFTFLITYLIGVRIFVAKYFILYQEKLGKLANHMNSVKSRS comes from the coding sequence GTGAAAACAGCTAAACTCTTCAAAAATGGTTTGTGGATTACTTATGCCACATTTGCAACTCGTATTTTTGCTTTTCTCAGCAGTTTGGTTTTAGCAAGGTTACTTCAACCATCTGATTTCGGAATCATCGGTATTGCCTATGTTTTCTGGTCGTTCTTTACGCTGTTTACGCAAAAAGTTGCAAGTAGTTTCATAATTTACAAAGGGCTGGAAAATCCAAAATACGTTAACACTGCTTACACGATAAGTCTGATATTTAGCGGATTAATCGGACTAGTAGTCATAGGAGTATCGCCCCTTGTAGGGAATTTCTTTAACGAACCAGTTCTTACCTGGATATTAATCGCTTTTGTATTTCATCTGAACATGGCTTGTCTTAGTTTCGTTCACACTGGCGTGATGACGCGACAGATGAAATATCGGGCTATGGCAAATATTAATTTAGTTAGCTCGATCATGCGACTGTTAAGTACGATTGGATGTGCTTTCTTAGGGTTGAGTTATTGGTCGTTTGTAATTGGTGATGGGGTTTCCTGGATATTTAACTATTTCCTCAACAGACATTTTTCGGGATATAAATTTCGTCTGCTAATCGATGCTGAAGTTAAATCTGAAGTTATTTCTTTCTACTTAGGCTCCGTTGGCTCCAGTTTTGGAAATTATGTCAACTATAATCTTGATAGCTTTACAGTTGGAAAAATACTAGGTAATGCAAGTCTTGGTTTTTACAATTTAGCCTTTCAACTGACAACAGCCTTATCAACAATTTTAACCTCTGTAATTAACCAATTGGGAATGCCAATCTTTGCCCAATTATCAGACGACAAGCGGCAGCAAAATGCTCTTCTCAAAGTAGTAGAGCAAACAGCTATTTTAGCTGTACCGATATATGCTCTAATTTTTTTGATGATGGATTCACAAGTTGTCACCTTAGTTTTTGGAGCTAAGTGGACACCGATTTGTAAAGTGATTCCTGGATTACTATTTTTTTCATATTTTAGCGTCATTAATGCCCCTCTTTTTTCGATGATGATTGCTAAAGGTCGTCCTGATATTAACGCTAGAGTTAATCTTCAGATAGCTCCTATAGCCGTTATTGGTTTTATATTTGGGGCTTATCAAGGTGGAATAGTTGGAGTTAGTTTGGTTTCAGCAACAGTTTTAGGTTTTGTCTGGAATCTTTACTGGTGGTGGACAGCTTGTCGGGAAATGAAATGGCCATTGAAACAGTTTTATATCGCTAATTTTTTTCCACTATTGCTGATTATTCCCGGAATTCTTATTTCATTCAAATTACCTTTATTGGTGAGACCATTTACATTTCTAATAACTTATTTAATTGGGGTCAGAATTTTTGTTGCCAAGTATTTTATCTTATATCAAGAAAAGCTAGGAAAATTAGCCAATCATATGAATTCTGTCAAGAGTAGAAGCTAA
- a CDS encoding glycosyltransferase family 2 protein — protein MKKVSVIIPLYNAEKYIAATLQSVLSQTYGNFEIIIVDDGTPDNSVEVCQQFNDSRIKIIHQANKGLPGARNTGIRHAQGDYLAFLDADDIWLPQKLEKHVEHLSNSPTVGISFCYSAFINEQGNSTGICQKPRKLYDITPSYVLCRNPVGNGSAAVIRREVFEDIKFQDSLYGNLEDYYFDERLRRAEDIECWLRISILTHWRHEGIPEVLTFYRITSSGLSANALTQLKALEDVVEKTRVYAPDIIAHCEKAAKAYHLRYTVRRLVSLGDGLTAAKLFNQVLRNHWRILLEEPGKTVLTGVAAYILWLLYPFKIAIKNLQVS, from the coding sequence ATGAAAAAAGTTTCTGTAATCATCCCTCTCTACAATGCAGAAAAGTACATTGCGGCAACATTACAATCTGTACTTTCACAAACCTATGGAAACTTCGAGATTATCATTGTTGACGATGGCACTCCTGATAACAGCGTAGAGGTTTGTCAACAGTTCAATGATTCCAGGATTAAAATTATTCATCAAGCCAATAAAGGACTTCCCGGAGCTAGAAATACAGGTATTCGTCATGCTCAAGGAGACTATTTAGCTTTCTTAGATGCTGATGATATTTGGCTTCCACAAAAGTTAGAGAAACATGTGGAGCATCTAAGTAATTCACCCACGGTAGGAATTAGCTTTTGTTATTCGGCATTTATTAACGAACAGGGAAACTCGACGGGCATTTGTCAAAAACCCCGGAAACTCTACGACATCACTCCATCCTACGTACTTTGTCGCAATCCGGTTGGAAACGGTTCGGCAGCAGTAATTAGGCGTGAAGTTTTTGAAGACATCAAGTTTCAGGATAGTTTATACGGTAATTTGGAAGATTACTATTTTGACGAACGCTTGCGTCGAGCCGAAGATATTGAATGCTGGTTAAGAATATCAATTCTGACTCATTGGAGACATGAAGGAATTCCCGAAGTACTAACTTTTTATAGAATTACTTCTTCCGGGCTTTCTGCAAATGCTCTTACACAGCTAAAAGCATTAGAAGACGTAGTAGAAAAGACTCGTGTCTATGCCCCAGATATTATCGCTCACTGTGAAAAAGCTGCAAAAGCTTATCATCTGCGCTATACGGTACGGCGTTTAGTCAGTTTGGGTGATGGATTAACTGCTGCAAAGTTATTCAACCAAGTTTTGAGAAACCATTGGCGTATCCTTTTAGAGGAACCTGGTAAAACTGTTTTGACTGGTGTTGCAGCTTATATACTTTGGTTGCTCTATCCGTTTAAAATTGCCATTAAAAATTTACAGGTAAGTTAG
- a CDS encoding glycosyltransferase family A protein, whose translation MKNVVTIVLPAYNASEYLSETINSVLSQTFPDFELLVIDDGSTDNTTDIVRDFCQRDSRMRLISQKNQGVSVARNTGIKMAQGEFIAFIDSDDLWMPNKLAMHVQHLRANPNLGLSYARVEFMTFDGKPTGKYSNPRLVNISAKDLYEENAAVTPSNAVISRTALEQVGGFDGELSGAADAELFLRVKCHGWQVEGIDQVLVLYRTSLGGMSSQLYKMEEDWNLLSQKAQVYAPELIKHDYKQARAMLLRYLARRTLRLELSSELGIKFMNRALKSEWTLIFKEPRRTILTAVAVYGKFFISSMRGSNS comes from the coding sequence ATGAAAAACGTCGTAACTATAGTCTTACCTGCATACAATGCATCCGAATATTTAAGTGAAACTATCAACTCTGTACTCAGTCAAACCTTCCCAGATTTTGAACTGCTAGTAATTGATGATGGCTCCACAGATAACACTACCGATATTGTGCGCGATTTTTGTCAACGGGATAGTCGGATGAGGCTGATTTCTCAAAAAAATCAGGGTGTATCCGTTGCTAGAAACACCGGTATCAAAATGGCTCAAGGAGAATTTATTGCTTTTATTGATTCCGACGATTTATGGATGCCGAATAAATTAGCAATGCACGTGCAACATTTACGGGCTAATCCAAATCTGGGTTTGAGTTATGCACGAGTTGAATTCATGACTTTTGACGGTAAACCGACTGGGAAATACTCAAACCCCCGGCTGGTTAATATTTCAGCCAAAGATTTATATGAAGAAAATGCTGCGGTGACTCCATCGAATGCGGTGATTAGTCGCACGGCTTTGGAACAAGTAGGAGGATTTGATGGAGAATTAAGCGGTGCTGCTGATGCTGAATTGTTTTTACGAGTTAAATGTCATGGTTGGCAAGTCGAGGGTATCGACCAAGTTTTGGTACTCTACCGGACTAGTTTAGGAGGAATGTCTTCGCAACTTTACAAAATGGAAGAAGACTGGAATCTTTTGAGTCAAAAGGCACAGGTTTACGCACCTGAATTAATTAAGCATGATTACAAACAAGCTAGAGCAATGCTATTACGCTATTTAGCTAGAAGAACATTACGTTTAGAGCTTTCTTCAGAATTAGGGATTAAGTTTATGAATCGTGCTTTGAAATCCGAATGGACGCTGATTTTTAAAGAACCACGGAGGACTATTTTGACAGCAGTCGCGGTATACGGCAAATTTTTCATCTCCAGCATGAGAGGAAGTAATTCTTAG
- a CDS encoding WecB/TagA/CpsF family glycosyltransferase: MKQVKIFNLDIHNLTMSELLEKLRFGGVVFTPNLDHLMKIQKNYQFYLTYKKADYVVCDSKVLMYAFKFLGTPIQEKISGSDLFPAFYNYYKHDKQVKIFLLGGVGETAKIAKQKINAKVGRDIVVSTYSPPFGFENDEQECQHIIELINSSGANVLAIGVGAPKQELWLYQFKHQLKNVKTFFAIGATINFEAGHVKRAPKWMSEIGLEWLYRLLSEPQRLWKRYLLDDLPFFWLVLKQKFRLYKNPWTQVWKYQNNLNSNQLTNAKNEILDLKRQSTR; the protein is encoded by the coding sequence ATGAAACAAGTAAAAATATTTAATTTAGATATTCACAACCTGACAATGTCAGAACTTTTAGAAAAGTTAAGATTTGGTGGTGTTGTATTTACTCCCAATTTAGACCATTTGATGAAAATACAAAAAAACTATCAATTTTATCTTACCTACAAAAAAGCCGATTATGTAGTGTGCGATAGCAAAGTTCTCATGTACGCATTTAAGTTCTTGGGTACTCCAATTCAAGAAAAGATATCTGGCTCGGACTTATTTCCTGCTTTTTATAATTATTATAAGCACGATAAGCAAGTCAAAATATTTTTATTGGGTGGTGTTGGAGAAACAGCTAAAATAGCTAAACAGAAAATTAATGCGAAAGTTGGTAGAGATATAGTTGTCTCAACTTATTCGCCTCCCTTTGGTTTTGAAAATGATGAACAAGAATGTCAACACATTATTGAATTAATCAATAGCTCGGGAGCAAATGTCTTAGCTATTGGGGTTGGCGCGCCCAAACAAGAATTATGGCTTTATCAATTTAAGCATCAATTGAAAAATGTTAAGACATTCTTCGCTATTGGTGCAACAATTAATTTTGAGGCTGGACATGTGAAACGTGCCCCTAAATGGATGAGTGAAATTGGTTTAGAATGGCTCTACCGACTTTTATCCGAACCTCAACGGCTTTGGAAAAGATATTTACTCGACGATCTCCCATTCTTTTGGTTAGTTTTAAAACAAAAATTTAGACTTTACAAAAATCCTTGGACGCAAGTCTGGAAATATCAAAATAATCTTAATTCCAACCAACTAACAAATGCTAAAAATGAGATTTTAGATTTAAAAAGACAATCCACCAGATAA
- a CDS encoding beta-1,6-N-acetylglucosaminyltransferase has product MKNCYLILSHKNPKQIYRLINTIKTASPDSYILLSHDSKYCAIDVPKLTKIPGVYVQFANADRGDFSLVQNYFSAIDWLLKNNIDFDWLIKLSAQDYPTQPISQLEETINKTKYDGFMEYFKVFSSESHWSIKEGSGRYLYRYKKVPLSIPKWLFSMLKVSRIVNHLQKKVRLDFEFGLRIGVRPKSIFNQDFQCYGGLFFTMLSKRCVRYLDEFYKKNPQIIEYYKETLSPEESLIQTILLNSKKFSFYNECKHYTNFDNSIHGHPKVLTEKDYHAMTQDNYYFARKFDPNVDSNILDILDKRFVEKSTVKV; this is encoded by the coding sequence ATGAAAAATTGTTACTTAATTCTCAGTCATAAAAACCCCAAACAAATTTATCGGCTGATTAACACAATTAAAACTGCAAGTCCTGACTCTTATATTCTCTTAAGTCATGATTCCAAATATTGCGCTATAGATGTACCGAAGCTCACAAAAATTCCAGGAGTTTACGTACAGTTTGCTAACGCAGATAGAGGAGATTTTTCCTTAGTACAAAATTATTTTTCGGCTATTGACTGGCTTTTAAAAAATAATATCGACTTTGATTGGTTAATTAAGCTTTCTGCTCAAGATTATCCGACTCAACCGATTTCGCAATTAGAAGAGACCATTAATAAAACCAAATATGATGGTTTTATGGAATATTTCAAAGTCTTTTCTTCTGAAAGTCATTGGAGTATTAAAGAAGGTTCCGGAAGATATTTATATCGATACAAAAAAGTTCCTCTATCTATACCAAAGTGGCTATTCTCAATGTTAAAAGTTTCTAGAATAGTCAATCACTTACAAAAAAAAGTTAGGTTAGATTTTGAATTTGGTTTGAGAATTGGCGTTAGACCAAAATCAATATTTAATCAAGATTTTCAATGCTATGGAGGTCTTTTCTTTACGATGTTATCGAAAAGATGCGTTCGGTACTTAGATGAGTTCTATAAAAAGAATCCTCAAATAATTGAGTACTATAAAGAAACTTTAAGTCCTGAAGAAAGCCTGATCCAAACAATTCTTCTCAACAGTAAAAAATTCAGTTTCTACAATGAATGCAAGCACTATACTAATTTTGACAATAGCATTCACGGACATCCCAAAGTATTAACCGAAAAAGATTATCATGCGATGACACAAGATAATTATTATTTTGCTCGTAAATTCGATCCTAATGTAGATAGTAATATTTTAGATATTTTAGATAAACGTTTTGTCGAAAAATCTACAGTCAAAGTTTGA
- a CDS encoding beta-1,6-N-acetylglucosaminyltransferase, with the protein MKICYLIQTHQNVEQIYRLIHRIKQSNFDNKIIISHDFTNCNLDEVDLQKRGVEVLKTQGGKRGDFFVIQSYLNGIEWLIDNRIEYDWLIYLSGQDYPIKPISEIEAFLSKTNYDGFMECFKVFSPESHWSMREGKSRYLFKYKNINFLKKMPNWLNKLIEPIKIINHLQPFFRIKLAYEMLGIRRKSLFNESFICYGGSSFTTLTKECVEYLYTFCRNNPEVVEYYTGVCNSDESFIQTILVNSKKFNLCNENKRYFDFSQTKNGRPKILTANDYHAIVQSDAHFARKFDICKDSKILDILDRETNSLASNHQES; encoded by the coding sequence ATGAAAATTTGTTATTTAATACAAACACATCAAAACGTCGAGCAAATTTATCGTTTAATTCATAGAATTAAACAATCTAATTTTGATAATAAAATTATTATCAGTCATGATTTTACTAATTGCAATTTAGATGAAGTTGACTTACAAAAGCGAGGTGTTGAAGTCTTAAAAACTCAGGGAGGTAAACGCGGAGATTTTTTTGTAATTCAATCTTATCTAAATGGTATTGAATGGTTAATTGATAATCGGATTGAATACGATTGGCTAATTTATCTTTCCGGTCAAGATTATCCAATTAAACCAATATCAGAAATTGAGGCTTTTTTATCAAAAACTAATTATGATGGCTTTATGGAATGCTTTAAAGTCTTTTCACCAGAAAGTCATTGGAGTATGCGAGAAGGCAAAAGCCGTTATTTATTTAAATATAAAAACATTAACTTTTTAAAGAAAATGCCAAATTGGCTGAACAAGTTAATTGAACCAATTAAAATAATAAATCATTTGCAACCTTTCTTCAGAATAAAATTGGCATATGAAATGTTAGGTATAAGAAGAAAATCATTGTTCAATGAATCTTTTATTTGCTACGGCGGTTCTTCTTTTACAACATTAACTAAAGAATGTGTAGAGTATTTGTATACATTTTGTAGAAACAATCCAGAAGTCGTTGAATACTACACAGGAGTATGCAATTCAGATGAATCTTTTATCCAAACAATTTTAGTTAATAGCAAAAAGTTTAATTTATGCAATGAGAATAAGCGCTACTTTGATTTTTCTCAAACAAAGAATGGGCGACCTAAAATTTTAACCGCAAATGATTATCATGCAATCGTCCAAAGTGATGCTCATTTTGCCAGAAAGTTTGATATCTGTAAAGACAGTAAAATCTTGGATATTTTAGATCGAGAAACGAATAGCCTTGCAAGTAATCATCAAGAAAGCTGA
- a CDS encoding glycosyltransferase family A protein yields MQGEPKVSVVVPAYNVSNYLKDALASLEAQTFPDFEALIVDDGSTDNTAAVAGEFCRRDSRFKLLQKSNGGLSSARNYGIRHAGGEYIALLDGDDVYHKDKLATHIARLYSCADVGLVYSASRTIRDDGKPTFITLSGKPVHSNPLLALLCKNFIGHGSNAVFRRCLIDEIGEFNESLRSWEDVDLWLRIAATQKWRFYREKRILSYYRVRPSGLSFNVSQMQDCGEQVLKDAYLRSPELVKSMLPTAYAYMYRYLARLSVQGGDMEAARKFIRQALASDKSIFLSDIRSLLTLVSVSLSPVAKLIVGRSLGQSKFSNSSGSTSAR; encoded by the coding sequence ATGCAAGGGGAACCAAAAGTTAGTGTTGTAGTTCCAGCTTACAACGTTAGTAACTATCTTAAAGATGCTTTAGCTTCTTTGGAAGCACAAACTTTTCCAGACTTTGAAGCTTTGATAGTTGATGATGGCTCGACAGATAATACTGCGGCTGTTGCTGGAGAATTTTGTCGGCGAGATTCTCGATTTAAGTTATTACAAAAATCGAATGGTGGCTTATCCTCAGCACGTAACTACGGTATTCGTCATGCAGGGGGTGAATATATTGCTTTACTCGATGGTGATGATGTTTATCACAAGGATAAATTAGCAACTCATATAGCTAGATTGTATAGTTGTGCCGATGTTGGGCTAGTTTATAGCGCTTCGCGCACAATTCGCGATGATGGAAAACCAACATTTATCACCTTGAGTGGTAAACCCGTACATTCAAACCCGCTCTTGGCTTTGCTGTGCAAAAACTTTATTGGACATGGTTCTAATGCCGTGTTTCGCCGTTGTTTGATAGATGAAATAGGCGAGTTTAATGAAAGCTTACGCAGTTGGGAAGATGTTGATTTATGGTTGCGAATCGCTGCAACGCAAAAATGGCGGTTTTACCGAGAAAAGCGGATCTTATCTTACTATCGGGTTCGTCCCTCGGGACTTTCTTTCAATGTCTCACAAATGCAGGATTGTGGCGAACAGGTTCTTAAAGATGCTTATCTGCGATCGCCAGAATTAGTCAAGTCGATGTTACCCACTGCTTACGCCTATATGTATCGCTATTTAGCGCGCCTGTCGGTTCAAGGTGGTGATATGGAAGCAGCACGTAAATTTATTCGACAAGCTTTAGCTAGCGACAAATCAATATTTTTAAGCGATATACGCTCTTTGCTTACTCTGGTATCAGTGAGTTTGTCTCCGGTGGCAAAACTAATTGTGGGGCGTTCCCTTGGGCAAAGCAAATTCAGCAACAGCTCCGGTAGCACAAGTGCAAGGTAA